CTTCGGCAGCCTGACGCTCGGGCACGATGCCTTTATCCCCTTGTGCGCGGCAAACGATAGAGGCGAACCGCTGTTCCGCTTGCCCGGCAGCTCCGGCAAACCGGTGCCCTATCTCGCCTACACCGCAACGACTTTTCTGGGTCGCGTTGCCGACATCGTGATCAAGAACGGTCCTGCACCGGTCGTGCTGGAGCGCTGTTATGAAGCGGATATGGCGATGCTCCTGATGCGCATGGCTATCGAGGGCTACGGCGTGGCCTGGTTGCCACAAAGCGCAGTCGTCGACGAGATGGAGCGAGGGCTATTGGTCAGAGCGGGTGGCGAGGAATGGAGTACGCGCCTGGAAATCCGCTCGTACTGTGCAATTGCCAATCAAAATCCGACGATGCGCAATCTCTGGAAAACCCTGGAAAGTGCCTCATTACGCTTGCTCACCGCAGCTATTCAGAATCAAGAGATGACACCGAAAGCATCATGATATGTGGAAGCGCCAGTACCTGTTACAGGAGCGCTACGGATATCTAACGGCCCACTACACTCTCCCTGACGGAACACGGTCAATGCGGGAGCTGGCTTGTCTGCGATGGCATCACCTTGGTCTGTCAGATACGCCTGGCCAGTATTGTCTCGCCGTCATGATCCTGGACTGCCCGCTAAACGCCAATCAAAAGCGCGGGTGGTGGCCGCGACCGGCGTCAGAGTGGTGGCGGTTCTCTCAGGCTTTGGGCACGGGTTAATGCGTAGTGCAGATCAAGGAGTTTCCGATGGCCGATGAAAACAAGAAAATGAGCCTTATGGGCCTCACCACATTGGTGACGGTGAACATGATGGGGTCGGGCATTATCATGTTGCCGACGAGCATGGCCCAGCTTGGGGCCGTTTCATTGCTGTCATGGATCGTCACCGCCATAGGCTCCATGGCCATCGCCTATTGCTTTTCCCAGTGCGGCATCTTCTGTCTGCGCTCAGGCGGGTTGTCCGCCTATACCGAAGAGGCGCATGGCAAATCAGGATTCTTCCTCTGCTCGTACCTGTACTTCCTTTCGCTGGCCATCGCCAACGTGGCAGTTGCTATCTCCGCGGTGGGCTACATGACATCGTTCGTGCCCTGGTTGGGTAGTGGCGCCATTGCGCTGTTTACAGGAACGGTCGGCTTGCTCTGGTTGACCACCGTGGCCAACTTTGGTGGCCCCGGCATCACGGGCAAGATCGGTGCGATTACCGTGTGGGGTGTGATCATCCCGGTGGCCGGCTTGAGCATCATCGGTTGGTTCTGGTTCAAGCCCGATGTACTGGCTGCTGCCTGGAACCCGAACAACCTGCCAATGTCCGAAGCCATCAGCAAGGCTATTCCCCTGACCCTGTGGGCCTTCCTCGGCATGGAGTCAGCCGCGCAAGCCTCCGATGCAGTGGAAGATCCCAAGCGCACCGTGCCGCTGGCCTGTCTGTTAGGCACACTGGGAGCGGCAGGGGTCTATGTGCTGTCGACCACGGTCATCCAAGGCATCATACCCAACGCCGAACTGGCCAATTCTTCGGCCCCTTTCGCGCTCGTCTATGCACATATGTTCAACCCCACCGTCGGCAACATCATCATGGCGCTCGCAGTCATGGCCTGTGTCGGCTCGCTGCTGGGCTGGCAGTTCACCCTGGCACAAACAGCCAAAATGACGGCTGACCAGGGAATGTTCCCAAAACTGTTCAGCAAGATCAGCGCACGGAATGCCCCCATCGTCGGCATGCTCGTCTGCGGTGTTTTGCAAACCTTGATGGCGCTGTCGACCATTTCGCCCAATGCCAGCGCCCAGTTCGGGAAGCTCGTGAGCCTGGCGGCAGTGACCAACCTGATCCCCTACGTGACGGCGGCCACCGGCCTGCTGGTCATGATGTACAAAGCCAAAGTCAGTGCAGGCGTATACACACGCAACACGGCACTGCTACTGATTGCGGTGGCCTATTCGTTGTACGCCCTCTATTCCTGCGGCAAGGATGCGGTATTCGGTGGCACCCTTGTCCTTGCGTTCGGCTACTTGCTCTATGGCTTCCTCTCCAAGCGTTTTGTCGATGAGTCTCCAATCGCTCAGGCCAAGGCCAGCAACATCTGAATTCGGGGAACCAGGATATGAACATAAAACAGACCAACACCACCCACCTGCTGCTCGTCTGCCTGCTCACGCTGGTGCCGGTATTGGCTAATGCCAATACCCTTGAACGTGTGCGGGCGAGTAACACCTTCACCCTCGGCTATCTGCCAGACTTCGCACCTTTTAGCGTCCATGCAGGCGGCGAAGCCAGCGGCTATGCCATCGAGCTTTGTCTGAAAATCGCTGACAAGGTCAAGACCGAGTTGGGTTTGCCCGGTTTGCAAATACGTTACCAGCCCGTCGCAGCCAACGACGAGATGAGTGCCGTCAGTTCGGGCAAAGTCGACATACTCTGTACACCGACACTGCCCACACTGGAGCGGCGCAAGACCGTGAGCTATTCGGTGCCGATCTACACGGCCGGCCTGTCGGCAGTGGTGCGCCAGGAAGCACCAGAAGCGTTGCTCAATGTACTTAACGGACAAGTAGCCCATACCGGGCCGACTTGGCGAGCGACCATCAACCATGGGCTGTCCAGCCAAACTTATGCCACCACTGCTGGCGGAGTCACCGAAACCTGGATCCGTCAGAAGATGCAATTGCTCGGTGTGGTGGCGACCCTGGTCACGGTCGAGAATATTGACGCTGGCCTCAAACTGGTCGCTGAAGGCAAAGCCGATACCTTCTTCGCCGAACGCATGATGCTCAAGAACCTCCTCGCCAAAGACTACTCCGCAGGAAACCTGGTCCTGCTCGATCGTATTTTTGACTACGCTCCGACTGCAATGGCAGTGGATCGAGACGATGAAAACTTCCGTTTGCTGGTCGACACCACGCTGAGTGAAATGTACCGATCGGGCGAGATCGGACAGGCATACGACAACTATCTGGGAGGCGTCAGCGAAACGGACAAAAAGCTGTTCAAGGTCTATGCGGCACCTTAGAGCCGTAGCCAACAATCGGGGTCGGATAAGTAAGTCGCTTCGTCTGTTAAAAAGCGGCCAGGCAATGCCAGTCAGTTAAGGTGTGGAACCTGGCCGTTTGGACGCGGCGTTCCTCATTCGTCAAACGCGCGAACGCAAGTTCGCTTTCGGCCAAAAGTGGCCGATGGTCGTTGCATTTGGCTCGCCTCCGAGCGTTTGGCTAAGCTGAATAAAGCGGGATGAACTGAAACCTGAGTGATAGCGACCATCAACGGATCTGGATTGGCATCAAGACGGTAACTCCCAAAGGAGACGACCATGTATGCGGTTATAAGAACCTACTTGGGTGCTGGAGCAAAGCAGCTGTTCGATCTTTTGGAACAGCGCAAGGCCGACGTCGAAGCTACCCTGCGGACAGTACCTGGCCTGGTAAGCTACACACTGCTGAATACCGGTGATGGCGGTACGGCGGTGACTGTTTGCGCGGACAAGGCCGGCAGCGATGCGAGCTTGAAAGTCGCGCGCGACTGGATTCAGAAAAATGCCTCGAATATCCACGCGAATCCGCCGATCGTGACGGAAGGTCCGGTGATTGTGCAGATCAAATAGCGCGCCTTTCCAGTTGATCTTACGTAGAAGGGACAGACCGTGATTTAAGGCGAATGCCGGCCAATCGTGGTCTGTCCCCTGTTGTCCCCTGTTTTTTTCTCTGCTGAGTGAGCCCGCTCCCACATGGATTGCGCTAACCCACTGGCATTTGCCTTAACCAAGCAGGCATAAGTGTACGGCGATTTGCGCTCACCGCTGTATGGGCCGGCCCACTCGTCACTCATGATAAAAATACGGCTCTCGTTACTGGAGCCGTCGACATGGACCTCGCCACCCTCACCCTGTTTCTCCCGGCCTGCTTCGCCCTGAACATGGCCCCCGGTCCGAACAATCTACTGTCGGTCAGCAACGCCACCCGTTATGGCTATCGTCGCACCTGTGTGGCGGGTGTCGGTCGCTTGCTGGCGTTTGCCGGGATGATCGCCCTGGCCGCCGCCGGGTTGTCGGTGGTGCTGCAAACCTCGAAATGGCTGTTCTATGCGATCAAGATCATTGGCGCCGCTTACCTGTTGTATCTGGCCTGGCAACTGTGGCGCGCCAATCCCGAGGCCGAACAGCACATCACCGGCAAGTCGATGGGGATCCTGGCTCTGGCGCGGCAGGAATTCCTGGTGGCGGCGGGTAATCCCAAGGCAATCTTGCTGTTCACCGCATTCCTGCCGCAGTTCGTCGACCCGACCCAGCCGGTAGCCGCGCAATTCGTCGTGCTCGGCACGTTGTTCCTGCTGCTGGAGTGGATCGCCATCAGCGCCTACGCCTACATGGGCCTGCACATGCGCCGCTGGTTCGCCGAACCACGGGGCAAGCGGATATTCAACCGTTGCTGCGCGGGATTGTTGTCGGCAGCGGCTTCGGTGCTGTTGATGGCGAAACGAACCTGATCCTTACCCTTGAGACGGCCCTTTCAGTTCGACCTGGTTGCCGTCCGGATCGAAGCAATAGATCGACAATCCGTGGCCTTCGGCGCCGAAACGCACGGCGGCTTTCTCGGGTTTCAGGTCGAAGGACTGCAAGTGACGGACCAGCGCTTGCTCGTCGAACGGTTCAATGCGCAGGCAGAAGTGATCGACGTTGCGCCGCTCGTGGCCAGCGCCAGCGCCGCCCTTGCGACCGAGTTCGCCCTGGATGTCGACGAGGTCAATCATCGAGGTGCCCGCACGCAAATGCACCATGCCCAGATCGTCGCGGCGCTTGATCAGTTCGGCGCCGAATACCTCGCCGTAAAAAAGGGTGCTTCGTTCGAGATCCTTGACGCGCAGAACGATGTGATCGATGTGTTTGATCGTAAACGGTCGCATTAGGATGATTCCTGAAAATATCGTTTACAGAATTATCGGTGACCCGATGACTGTAGCTCAGGGCCGCAAAAATTCACTGTCGATTTTCCGGTGGAGGCACCGAGCGACGCGGCATATGCTCAGCCCATGAACCTACAAAACGCTGTGCTCCCGCCCCACGCCGAGATGGTTCGCGCCATGCTCGAACGCGACACCGCCTACGAGGGGGTGTTCTTTACCGCGGTCAAAACCACTGGCATTTTCTGCCGCCCCGGCTGCACGGCGCGCAAACCGAAGCCGGAAAACGTCGAGTTCTTCGCCCATGCCGACGAGGCGATGTCGGCGGGCTATCGGGCCTGCCTGCGTTGCAAGCCGCTGGACGCCGCGGCCATCGCGCCGGACGGGGTGCAGCGGCTGCTCAAATCCGTGGACGCCGATCCCGACCTGCGCTGGACCGATGCCCAGTTGCTCGCCGAGGGCATCGAGCCGCTGAAACTGCGCCGCTGGTTCAAGCAGCATTTCGGCATGACCTTCCACGCCTGGCTGCGCAGCCGGCGCCTGGGCATCGCCCTCGGCGGCATCAAACAGGGTGAATCCATCGACAACGCTGCGTTCGACTCCGGCTACGAATCCCTGAGCGGCTTTCGCGATACGTTTCAAAAGTCGTTCCATATCACGCCCGGCCGCGCCGTCCACAGCGAGCCACTGCTGTTCACTCGACTGACCACACCGCTGGGGCCGATGATCGCCATGGCCGAACAACGTGGGCTGGTGCTGCTGGAGTTTCTCGATCGACCGGCACTGACCAAGGAAATCGAAGAACTGCAAAACCGTTATGGCTACGCCGTGGCCCCAGGTCACAACGGGCATTTGCAGCAGATCGAAGAAGAACTGGCGCAATACTTCGCTGGTAAACGAACCGAATTCAACGTACCGCTGCACCTGCCCGGCAGCGCTTTCGCCCGGCAGGTATGGGCCGAACTGATGAAAATCCCCTACGGCCAGACCACTACTTATGGCGCGATCGCCGCGCAACTGGGCAAGCCCGGCGCCAGTCGCGCCGTGGGCCTGGCCAACGGACAAAACCGCCTGGCGATTATCCTGCCCTGTCACCGGGTGATCGGTGCAGACGGCTCGTTGACCGGCTATGGTGGAGGACAACCGCGCAAGGCGTTTCTGCTCAGGCTGGAAAGGGCCGCGGTGCAAATCACCGAACAACTCGCATTCTGATCACTGCGCCTTTTATTCAAAAAAAGTCATAAGGAAGGACATTCGATGGACACACTCGACAACCAATTCCACCAACTGCACCAGAGCGGCCTGCTGATTCTGACCAACGTTGCCGATGCCACCGGGGCGCGACTGGTGGAACAGCTGGGCAGCAAGGCTATCGCCACCAGCAGCGCGGCAGTGGCTTGGGTTCACGGTTACCCGGATGGCAATACCTTGCCGCTTGAACGTCTGGTTTCCACCGTCGAGTCCATCGCCCGGGTCATTACGGTGCCGTTGACCGTGGACATCGAGGCCGGTTATTCCGATGACCTGGGGCGGGTTGCGGACGTGATCGACGCCGTCATCGCCGCCGGTGCTGTGGGGATCAATATCGAGGACGGTGCGTCGCCGCCCGAGCTGCTGGCCCGCAAGATCGAAATCGCTCGCCAGGTCGCCGATCGTCGGGACGTAAAGCTATTTATCAACGCTCGCACCGACGTGTATCTCAGGGGTTTGGTGCCGGCCGAAGATCGCGTGGCAGAGACCCTCAAGCGCGCCGCGTTGTATCAGGCCGCCGGTGCCGACGGGCTGTTCGCGGCGGGCGTCACGGCGGCGTATGAGATCGAAGCGCTGTGCCGTGGCACGACACTGCCGGTGAACGTGCTGGGTTTCGCGGGCCTGCCTTCGCCTGAAGAACTGCAAGCCCTCGGCGTGCGCCGTTTGAGCGCCGGGTCGAGCATCGCCGAATTCCTCTACGGTGCCATGGCATCGGTGGCGAAAAGCTTTCTGCAAACCGGAAAACTCGATAGCAGCGACCTCAAGGCCTTCACTTATGGCCAAGTGAACGCCCTGCTGGCCCCCACCGGCAAAGTTTGACCGCAAGCAATGGAGTGCGGCGCTGCGGGGTGACGACTAATCTTCCCGCAGTCACCCGCGCTTCAGGATGCTCCATGCCCGACACCTATCAACTGGCCAGTGAATTTCTCTCGGCCCTCGATGCCGACTGGCAACGCCACATCAGCCTCATCGGCCCCTGCCTGCATCAGCCCCATGCGGCTCGCGATCCTTACGAATCGCTGGTGCGAGCGATTGCCTATCAACAATTGCATGCAAAAGCCGGCGATGCGATTGTCGGCCGGATGCTGGCGTTGTTTCCGGCGAGCACCTTCCCCAGGCCGGAGCAGATTCTGGCGACAGACTTCGAACAGATGCGCGGTTGCGGGTTTTCCGCCAGCAAGATCGCGACCATTCAGGGCATCGCTCAGGCAGCTCTGGACGGCGTGGTGCCGGATTACGCCACAGCGCTGGCCATGGACGATGAAGCGTTGATCGAGCGGTTGATTACCTTGCGTGGCGTTGGCCGCTGGACGGTTGAAATGCTGTTGATTTACAGCCTGGAGCGGCCAGACATTTTGCCGGCTGATGACTTTGGGGTGCGCGAGGGATATCGGCGGCTGAAGGGGTTGGAGGTACAGCCGACTCGTAAGCAGATGATTGAAATCGGGCTGGCGTGGCGCCCTTATCGGACGGTGGCAGCGTGGTATTTGTGGCGGGTGCCCAGCCGGTAGACCGCGTTATCGTTCATCGCGGGCAAGCCCGCTCCCACAGGGATATTCTGTGAACACATTATTTGTGAACACTGAAGACCATGTGGGAGCGGGCTTGCCCGCGAAGGCGCCCGAACAGCCACCCTAAATTCCACTGCCCAGGAACACTGACAGTCTAGGCTGTCTTGAGCCATCCCAAGACCCAACGGAGGTTCCCATGCAGCTCGAAGGCTCCTGCCATTGCGGCGCAGTGTCGTTCAGCCTGACCAGCGCCCACCCCTACCCTTATCAACGCTGCTATTGCTCGATCTGTCGTAAAACCCAGGGTGGTGGCGGTTATGCGATCAACATCGCTGGCGATGCCGCCAGCCTCAAGGTGCACGGTCGCAAGCACATCTCGATTTACCATGCGCGGCTCAAGGAAGAAGGCGACAAACGCGCCCGTCGCAGCACCGCCGAGCGGCATTTCTGTTCCGTTTGCGGCTCGGGATTATGGGTGTTCAGTCCTGAATGGCCGGACCTTGTTCACCCATTCGCCTCGGTCATCGACACGGCGCTGCCGGTGCCACCCGAGTACACGCACGTGATGCTCGGTTCGAAAGCATCATGGGTGGAAGTCCAGACGCAGCCCGCTGATCGACAGTGCGATGTCTGGCCCGAAGAGTCCATCGCCCAATGGCATGAGCGCCTGGGTTTGAGCCGCTAAGGCCGTTCACAGTCTTTGACAGTTTCCCGACAAAGCTGTCAAAGATTGCCGGCCCGCACCTGCCTAGCATGGGCGCATCCAACCTCCCTTCGGGTGCTCCCATGTTTCGTTCGTTGTGTCTGCCGTTGACTTCATGCTGCCTGCTCATCTCTTCCGACTCATTGCACGCCGAAGACTGGCGCTACAGCCTGCGAGCCGGTGCCGCCAGCGTGCCGCGTTATAGCGGCAGTGATGAACGCGTAGTCGCGCCGTTGTTGGGGGCAAAGATCATTTGGCTGGGCAGGTGGTTTATACCTTTTGAGATCCAGGATCGTTCTCACCGTAGGAACGATCAACAATCCTGTAGATACTCTGTTCACGGTCAAGCTTTTAGCAGATGTTTTTCGCTGAAAAGCTTGGCCGTATCGAAATCCTCTCCAGCACGTATGCAGGCCCACAAGCCTGTCAGGTATTTGCGCATAACCGCGCAGATGGCCTGCATTTTTCGTTTTCCACGACCGACTAGCACGTCGTAAAAAGCCTTCACATAAGGATCGCAACGGATCGCTGACATGGCAGGCATGAACATCGCCGAGCGCAGGTAGGCGTTGCCACCCTTGCTCAGGCGCCCGGGTTTGTCGATGCTCGTTCCAGACTGGGTCAGTCGCACGTCCAGCCCTGCATAACGACTGATCTGCGGGGATTTGAGTGTCACTGGCAGGGTCGTCAGTTCAGCCAGCACTGCAAATGTCGAGACCTCACCCATTCCGGGTGCAGCCACCATGTGATCAAACTGCTCCTGCAAAATTGGACAGCTAGCGATGATGTCTCGCCCGGCTCGCCTAAACCGTTCGATGCGCCTGCCGAACATCGCAATAGCTTCTTCCTCATCCTCAATCAGCATCGCTGAAGTTGTTTCGGTCGCTTGAAGGGCATGCAGCTCATTCTTCGCTCGGGTGCAGTGGCAGGTCAGACGGTTGATATGCCGGCCAATGGCACGCAACTCAAGCTGGGCGGGGCTTGGAGGAGTCCACAAGCGAGGCGTCATGCGTTCGCCGTACTCCGCTAGC
This genomic stretch from Pseudomonas wuhanensis harbors:
- a CDS encoding LysR family transcriptional regulator, coding for MQIKWLDDLLAIAELKNFSRAAEVRCVTQSALSRRIRSLEEWVGVELVDRGTYPVQLTAAGVTFCEEGREALAGLLRLRSTLREVERMPGRSIQVTAGHSLSMTFLPKWLSQFQQHNEQFNARVVAANIHDAVIALEEGSCDLMMVYHHPLAPILLNPERFGSLTLGHDAFIPLCAANDRGEPLFRLPGSSGKPVPYLAYTATTFLGRVADIVIKNGPAPVVLERCYEADMAMLLMRMAIEGYGVAWLPQSAVVDEMERGLLVRAGGEEWSTRLEIRSYCAIANQNPTMRNLWKTLESASLRLLTAAIQNQEMTPKAS
- the potE gene encoding putrescine-ornithine antiporter gives rise to the protein MADENKKMSLMGLTTLVTVNMMGSGIIMLPTSMAQLGAVSLLSWIVTAIGSMAIAYCFSQCGIFCLRSGGLSAYTEEAHGKSGFFLCSYLYFLSLAIANVAVAISAVGYMTSFVPWLGSGAIALFTGTVGLLWLTTVANFGGPGITGKIGAITVWGVIIPVAGLSIIGWFWFKPDVLAAAWNPNNLPMSEAISKAIPLTLWAFLGMESAAQASDAVEDPKRTVPLACLLGTLGAAGVYVLSTTVIQGIIPNAELANSSAPFALVYAHMFNPTVGNIIMALAVMACVGSLLGWQFTLAQTAKMTADQGMFPKLFSKISARNAPIVGMLVCGVLQTLMALSTISPNASAQFGKLVSLAAVTNLIPYVTAATGLLVMMYKAKVSAGVYTRNTALLLIAVAYSLYALYSCGKDAVFGGTLVLAFGYLLYGFLSKRFVDESPIAQAKASNI
- a CDS encoding amino acid ABC transporter substrate-binding protein, translating into MNIKQTNTTHLLLVCLLTLVPVLANANTLERVRASNTFTLGYLPDFAPFSVHAGGEASGYAIELCLKIADKVKTELGLPGLQIRYQPVAANDEMSAVSSGKVDILCTPTLPTLERRKTVSYSVPIYTAGLSAVVRQEAPEALLNVLNGQVAHTGPTWRATINHGLSSQTYATTAGGVTETWIRQKMQLLGVVATLVTVENIDAGLKLVAEGKADTFFAERMMLKNLLAKDYSAGNLVLLDRIFDYAPTAMAVDRDDENFRLLVDTTLSEMYRSGEIGQAYDNYLGGVSETDKKLFKVYAAP
- a CDS encoding LysE family translocator, whose amino-acid sequence is MDLATLTLFLPACFALNMAPGPNNLLSVSNATRYGYRRTCVAGVGRLLAFAGMIALAAAGLSVVLQTSKWLFYAIKIIGAAYLLYLAWQLWRANPEAEQHITGKSMGILALARQEFLVAAGNPKAILLFTAFLPQFVDPTQPVAAQFVVLGTLFLLLEWIAISAYAYMGLHMRRWFAEPRGKRIFNRCCAGLLSAAASVLLMAKRT
- a CDS encoding VOC family protein, which gives rise to MRPFTIKHIDHIVLRVKDLERSTLFYGEVFGAELIKRRDDLGMVHLRAGTSMIDLVDIQGELGRKGGAGAGHERRNVDHFCLRIEPFDEQALVRHLQSFDLKPEKAAVRFGAEGHGLSIYCFDPDGNQVELKGPSQG
- a CDS encoding bifunctional transcriptional activator/DNA repair enzyme AdaA, translated to MNLQNAVLPPHAEMVRAMLERDTAYEGVFFTAVKTTGIFCRPGCTARKPKPENVEFFAHADEAMSAGYRACLRCKPLDAAAIAPDGVQRLLKSVDADPDLRWTDAQLLAEGIEPLKLRRWFKQHFGMTFHAWLRSRRLGIALGGIKQGESIDNAAFDSGYESLSGFRDTFQKSFHITPGRAVHSEPLLFTRLTTPLGPMIAMAEQRGLVLLEFLDRPALTKEIEELQNRYGYAVAPGHNGHLQQIEEELAQYFAGKRTEFNVPLHLPGSAFARQVWAELMKIPYGQTTTYGAIAAQLGKPGASRAVGLANGQNRLAIILPCHRVIGADGSLTGYGGGQPRKAFLLRLERAAVQITEQLAF
- a CDS encoding isocitrate lyase/PEP mutase family protein, with protein sequence MDTLDNQFHQLHQSGLLILTNVADATGARLVEQLGSKAIATSSAAVAWVHGYPDGNTLPLERLVSTVESIARVITVPLTVDIEAGYSDDLGRVADVIDAVIAAGAVGINIEDGASPPELLARKIEIARQVADRRDVKLFINARTDVYLRGLVPAEDRVAETLKRAALYQAAGADGLFAAGVTAAYEIEALCRGTTLPVNVLGFAGLPSPEELQALGVRRLSAGSSIAEFLYGAMASVAKSFLQTGKLDSSDLKAFTYGQVNALLAPTGKV
- a CDS encoding DNA-3-methyladenine glycosylase family protein, which gives rise to MPDTYQLASEFLSALDADWQRHISLIGPCLHQPHAARDPYESLVRAIAYQQLHAKAGDAIVGRMLALFPASTFPRPEQILATDFEQMRGCGFSASKIATIQGIAQAALDGVVPDYATALAMDDEALIERLITLRGVGRWTVEMLLIYSLERPDILPADDFGVREGYRRLKGLEVQPTRKQMIEIGLAWRPYRTVAAWYLWRVPSR
- a CDS encoding GFA family protein — its product is MQLEGSCHCGAVSFSLTSAHPYPYQRCYCSICRKTQGGGGYAINIAGDAASLKVHGRKHISIYHARLKEEGDKRARRSTAERHFCSVCGSGLWVFSPEWPDLVHPFASVIDTALPVPPEYTHVMLGSKASWVEVQTQPADRQCDVWPEESIAQWHERLGLSR
- a CDS encoding IS110 family transposase; amino-acid sequence: MSVHVGLDVGSRTTAMGWRDKGRAAGSWDIAQTPKGRKAAVKKLIALKPLSVVMEATGIYYLDLALELSTAGLPVSVINPKSSRNFARLMLQHSKTDAIDAQLLAEYGERMTPRLWTPPSPAQLELRAIGRHINRLTCHCTRAKNELHALQATETTSAMLIEDEEEAIAMFGRRIERFRRAGRDIIASCPILQEQFDHMVAAPGMGEVSTFAVLAELTTLPVTLKSPQISRYAGLDVRLTQSGTSIDKPGRLSKGGNAYLRSAMFMPAMSAIRCDPYVKAFYDVLVGRGKRKMQAICAVMRKYLTGLWACIRAGEDFDTAKLFSEKHLLKA